One Mycolicibacterium pulveris genomic region harbors:
- a CDS encoding biotin--[acetyl-CoA-carboxylase] ligase, with the protein MTADRVPLDEATLRDSVIGVSPLWRRIDVVAETGSTNADLIARADGGEAIDGAVLIAEHQTAGRGRQGRSWSAVPYAQITMSVGVDAASVPSQAWGWLPLATGVAIVDAVADTGVPAGLKWPNDVLADGGKLAGILAEVAPARHAVVVGIGLNVSLRGAEIGVPGVTSLVELGVPAPDRQELTRRVLHELGRRIDSWRRSGGVDPGLIADYRARSLTLGMTVRAMLPGGAEIVGLAADIDEQGRLVIDADGSPTRVSAGDIVHLRPAS; encoded by the coding sequence ATGACTGCTGACCGGGTTCCGCTCGACGAGGCGACGCTGCGCGACAGCGTCATCGGCGTATCGCCGCTGTGGCGTCGCATCGACGTGGTGGCCGAAACCGGCTCCACCAACGCCGACCTGATCGCCCGCGCGGACGGCGGCGAGGCCATCGACGGCGCCGTGCTGATCGCCGAGCACCAGACCGCCGGACGCGGCAGGCAGGGCCGAAGCTGGTCGGCGGTGCCGTACGCGCAGATCACCATGTCCGTCGGCGTCGACGCCGCCTCGGTGCCCAGCCAAGCCTGGGGATGGTTGCCGCTGGCGACCGGCGTGGCGATCGTCGACGCGGTCGCCGACACCGGTGTGCCTGCGGGCCTGAAGTGGCCCAACGACGTGCTCGCCGACGGCGGCAAGCTGGCGGGGATCCTCGCCGAGGTCGCCCCGGCCCGCCATGCGGTGGTGGTCGGCATCGGGCTCAACGTCTCGCTGCGCGGCGCCGAGATCGGGGTGCCCGGCGTCACCTCGCTGGTCGAACTCGGGGTGCCCGCGCCGGACCGCCAGGAGTTGACCCGGCGCGTACTGCACGAACTGGGCCGTCGCATCGACTCGTGGCGGCGTTCCGGCGGCGTCGACCCCGGCCTGATCGCCGACTACCGAGCCCGCAGCCTGACCCTCGGGATGACCGTGCGCGCGATGCTGCCGGGCGGCGCCGAGATCGTCGGGCTGGCCGCCGACATCGACGAGCAGGGCAGGTTGGTCATCGACGCCGACGGGAGCCCGACGCGGGTGTCCGCGGGCGACATCGTGCACCTGCGCCCGGCCTCATAG